A window of Pungitius pungitius chromosome 19, fPunPun2.1, whole genome shotgun sequence genomic DNA:
ACTGATTTTGAATTCGAACATAAGCCCTGTTCAACAGTTACCTTCTCGATAATCACTACAAAACACCTAAATAACCACTAGAACTCTAATTAATTCTAATTGAACCATAAACAGCTTGGTGAGTACTAATCGTGTTTCTGAAGTGGAGCTTCATCATAAAGCAGCAATAGCTCCCCCTCCTCATTCCTTCCATCAAAACATATGGTTCAGTGCTTTAATGGAAAGTAGCAAACATAGAAAGTACAAACCAACCGCACACTATTATGGACATGATGTTTAACGTCCTGCATTTCAGATGAACTTCACTCCTCCATCCGTTACACAGAAGGAGCTGCTCCTGTAGGCCTTGGTCCTGGAGCCGGAGGAGGTGCAGTGGACGGTGAAGACTTGGCGTCGACTTTGCTCCTCGCTGCCTCCTGCTGAGGGAGCCACGCTGTTTGTCTCCTGCCGCGAGCAGAGCAGCCGGTGGGTCACCAAGCGTTGCCAGGGGCGACAAAGGTACGGCCGGTCGTAGCCCGAGCCGGAGGAGGGTCCATTGTAGACCTTCTTGATAGCGTGGCATGTGGTGAAGACCGTGATTCTGTAATCACTAAGAGACGGAGCCACAGAACAGAGTGATTCATTCAATAATGTAGAGGTTTCTACAACCCAGCATTTGCTACTTGAGGCGTTGCTTCATCATGCTTCGGTTGTCCGTTTGTTAGAAAATGAACACTCATTTGATGCTTGCAAAATGTGAATGGAAAAGAAGCAGCTAACCACCCATGGGACCCTTTAGACTGCCACTAGAACCACCTATAGGACTCTACAGGCTGCCTCAATGACCACTTAGAGCCTTTAGAACCACCCAACAGACAACTAGTACCCAGCCAAGGACCTCCTCTGTGACCTAATAAACTATTGGAACAACATAAAAAGGAATATAATACCACCTGATGCAACATGCACCTAATAGATCACAGCAAGCTCTGGGATCACCACCTAAAGAAGCTGTAGATCCACAAATGGACCACTAAATCATCTAAAAGGACCTCTAAAACCTTCTGGACTACAACCATCTAGTTACCTTAGCAGCCGACCCAGCAGCTCTGCACACTTTCTGAGTTTCTCTTCTTGCCTGATGGCGCTGGCCCCGCCCTCGCAGCGGTCCAGCCAATAGAAAGCGGAGATGCTGTCAATAAGGAGAAGAGCAAGTCCAGGCCGCGACGACAGGGAAGTCTCCAGGAAGTGGAGGGTCAGGAGgagctgtgaggaggaggagcaatgGACCACCAGGAGGCGAGACAGACACAAGCGTAACGCCGCCTCATCGGACTCGGCTGAAGAGGAAGAACCAgctggagacagagacacacacatttttataatgtcAGTGACTTACTAGTGGGGACGTTCAGTGTcttctagagcagtggttctcaactggtggctCAGTGGGTCGGTGGGTCGCAGAATTACGTTTTTCTAAAAGGGTGGCGTGAGTCAGGTTGGGTCAAACTTGAGGTCATGTAATTGAATAGCcttctgaatataaaattcagttTATTAACTTTCTTATATTGTATTGATCATTTATTACTTTGAAAGGATTTTGAATGGGTGCTAATAAAAGCAGCGAGATGAACGAGAGCAGTAAAAAGCGTAAAGTTAGCAGCACATGACCAACCTGCAGTTAGCCTTTACTTTACAAACCTGCAGCTCATCAGCTGATCAGCGCCTCTCTCTGCCCACTACACTGCACATTGTGAGCATATAAACAAGCACTTGAATGGACCTCCTTCTCTTTTAATAATGGATCAAAGACAAAAATTCAGTGACTAATAAGTTGATGTGTTATTTGTGCATCAGTGGTGGAAATGTGTGCATTAACTAGTGCGCTCGTGTACTTGTGCTGTGATGCTGCAGGTGCAGACTCCCACTCTGCTGATGACCGTTCAAATAGTTCTGACCCAATCAGTGCAAAGTAGCAGGAGTCCAACACCTgctctttgatttcttccagcGGCTGTAACGTTGCTGCTTCATGTGTAACGTGGAATGACTTCATGTGAGGAAGTGTGACCCTCGTCTCCTCGTCCTCGGGGCCGTCTGGCTGGGATTATTGCTGCCATCTCACCAGGAGGCATAAGAATCAAGGCCATCTCTTtatgggaaactcccactttccCTTTGACCCTCTCGTCAATGCAGACCCAGGACACAGAAAAGTGCCATTTGCCATTTGCAGTTTCCACAATAGGCGCTTTCACCTCAGTGAGGCATGTTCGTACACACTCGCCATGCTTTTACGTGCACATAGCGAGGTGCACGTAGCGAGGTGCACGTAGCGAGGTGCACGTAGCGAGGTGCACGTAGCGAGGTGCACGTAGCGAGGTGCACGTAGCGAGGTGCACGTAGCTCCCCTTCTGAAGACTAACCAGAGGAACTCACAGGACATTGAGATGACCTCGTGAAGCCTTCTCATGTAGAacccaagagaaaaaaaacatccccagTTCAATTCATTCTTCTTACAccattttagtcttttttttacttttatttcatgtctGTGCAGGAAACCCTGTTGAGTTGGTTATGAAAAAGATCAAGTTACTGGATTAAATGTAAAAGAGAATATCCATCTCTAGCATCCTGGTTTGGGTTtagcattcaaatgttttttgtgttagcatactattatatttatattattactattatataTGCACCATCTTTTCATTAGAAAAGAGTTGAGAGAACCACTGGTGTAGTGTTTACAGGCTACATACTGAGGATGCTCCCAGTACGGCaggtaactgtgtgtgtgtgtgtgtgtgtgtgtgcatgtgtgcgtgcgtgcatgtgtgtgtgtgtgtgtgcatgtgtaccgTTCACCATTCAGTCTGCTTTCCAGGATGCTGACCAGTCTCAACATGTCCAGACTGTAGTCGGTGTCCACAAAGACAACGTCCACCTCCAGACCACCGGTTGCCACCGGCAACACGCAGCGACAGAGAAGGTGGTAGAGCATTTCTGTCTTGCCTAAGACATacatatacttatatatacatacatactgtatatctacaTTAGTTCTGGGCAACAATTATAATTTTCCATCGCAACTACAATTTTACAAAATTCCATTATTAATTCAAAAGTAGTGCATAGcgcacttatatatatatatatatatatatgagctaTAACACTTTAAACAAATAAGACTCTTTTTAACATCAGTCTTCCTTTTACAAAGTAGCAGTTGAAATGAtattattgcactttgttgtttctatctgtatggttaaaatgcacttgttgttattattattattatattaagttgctttggaaaaaagcgtcagctaaatataATGTTATCTTGTCACAACTTAAACattaattaaatcaatcaaatataAACCCAAAGGCATTTTCCACTGCCAAGGCACTGACGTTTCATCTagattgttttgaaatgattcgTGTTGTTCTGATTT
This region includes:
- the xrcc2 gene encoding DNA repair protein XRCC2 produces the protein MTENGAQLFARLETRPCLKDIEPQLFPEGGGPNHGEVVELYGTEGTGKTEMLYHLLCRCVLPVATGGLEVDVVFVDTDYSLDMLRLVSILESRLNAGSSSSAESDEAALRLCLSRLLVVHCSSSSQLLLTLHFLETSLSSRPGLALLLIDSISAFYWLDRCEGGASAIRQEEKLRKCAELLGRLLSDYRITVFTTCHAIKKVYNGPSSGSGYDRPYLCRPWQRLVTHRLLCSRQETNSVAPSAGGSEEQSRRQVFTVHCTSSGSRTKAYRSSSFCVTDGGVKFI